One region of Natronorubrum aibiense genomic DNA includes:
- the gatE gene encoding Glu-tRNA(Gln) amidotransferase subunit GatE has translation MSEYDYDELGLVAGLEIHQQLDTATKLFCQCPTELREPEASTRTFTRYLHPTRSELGEIDQAALEESRVDREFEYLAYDTTCLVEEDDEPPATLDDEALETTLEIAQLMDMEPVDQAHVMRKIVVDGSNTTGFQRSSLIATGGAIETSEGAVGIEDLMLEEESAQRVEETDDGVRFSLDRLGIPLVEIGTKPDISTPEQALEAAERIGMLLRSTGKVKRGLGTIRQDVNVSIADGARVEIKGVQSLDDIDDIVRNEAARQVELLEIKAELEVREASVGETQDVTDVFEGTDSGVIGGALSSGGSVMAVPLYGFDGLVGREIAPDRRLGTEFSDHAKRHGAGGIFHTDELPAYGVTEDEVAALRDAVGAGSEDAVAIVAADTDVAEASIEAVAERAETALEGVPEETRDALDDGTTRYLRPLPGAARMYPETDVPPVEPDPSEVPEPELLTEKVERYQDEFDLGAGLAEQVAYGTHMPLFESVVAEGIDPTLAATTLESTLTELRRDDVPVEALTETHIEDVLEMVEDGDLPNEGVPDLLTVLAEKPDQTAEEAAEDAGLGGADEDEVREAIAEVVERNEAQVEEEGMQAFSGLMGECMGALRGKADGDLVSQLLREEIKKRA, from the coding sequence ATGAGCGAGTACGATTACGACGAGCTCGGACTCGTCGCCGGGCTGGAGATCCACCAGCAACTCGATACGGCGACGAAGCTGTTCTGTCAGTGTCCAACCGAGCTTCGCGAGCCCGAGGCGTCGACGCGGACGTTCACCCGCTATCTCCACCCGACGCGGAGTGAACTCGGCGAGATCGATCAGGCCGCCCTAGAAGAGAGTCGTGTCGATCGCGAGTTCGAGTACCTCGCGTACGATACGACCTGTCTGGTCGAGGAAGACGACGAGCCGCCAGCCACGCTCGACGACGAAGCCCTCGAGACGACCCTCGAGATCGCCCAGCTCATGGATATGGAGCCGGTCGATCAGGCTCACGTCATGCGAAAGATCGTCGTCGACGGCTCGAACACCACCGGCTTCCAGCGTTCGTCGTTGATCGCCACCGGCGGCGCGATCGAAACCAGCGAAGGAGCGGTGGGGATCGAAGACCTCATGCTCGAGGAAGAGAGCGCCCAGCGCGTCGAAGAGACCGACGACGGCGTCCGATTCAGTCTCGACCGACTGGGCATCCCGCTCGTCGAAATCGGGACGAAACCCGACATCTCAACGCCGGAGCAGGCCCTCGAGGCCGCAGAACGGATCGGCATGCTGCTTCGCTCGACCGGGAAGGTCAAACGCGGGTTGGGGACGATCCGACAGGACGTCAACGTCTCCATCGCCGACGGCGCGCGCGTCGAGATCAAGGGCGTCCAGAGCCTCGACGACATCGACGACATCGTCCGCAACGAGGCCGCACGGCAGGTCGAACTCCTCGAGATCAAAGCCGAACTCGAGGTCCGCGAGGCCTCTGTCGGCGAAACGCAGGACGTTACCGACGTCTTCGAGGGCACCGACAGCGGCGTTATCGGCGGCGCACTCAGCTCGGGCGGCTCCGTGATGGCCGTCCCACTGTACGGCTTCGACGGGCTGGTCGGCCGGGAAATCGCACCCGACCGCCGCCTCGGCACCGAGTTCTCCGACCACGCCAAACGCCACGGCGCGGGCGGGATCTTCCACACTGACGAACTGCCGGCCTACGGCGTCACCGAGGACGAAGTCGCAGCCCTTCGGGACGCTGTAGGAGCCGGCTCCGAGGATGCGGTGGCGATCGTCGCCGCCGACACCGACGTCGCCGAGGCATCGATCGAGGCCGTCGCCGAGCGCGCCGAAACCGCACTCGAGGGCGTCCCCGAGGAGACACGCGACGCACTCGATGACGGGACGACGCGCTATCTCCGTCCGCTCCCCGGTGCGGCGCGGATGTACCCCGAGACGGACGTCCCACCCGTCGAACCGGACCCGAGCGAGGTGCCCGAACCGGAACTGCTGACCGAGAAGGTCGAACGCTATCAAGACGAGTTCGACCTCGGTGCCGGGCTGGCTGAACAGGTCGCCTACGGCACACACATGCCACTGTTCGAGTCCGTCGTCGCCGAGGGTATCGACCCGACGCTGGCCGCGACGACGCTCGAGTCGACGCTGACCGAACTCCGGCGTGACGACGTCCCGGTCGAAGCGCTCACCGAGACGCACATCGAGGACGTCCTCGAGATGGTCGAAGACGGCGACCTGCCGAACGAGGGCGTGCCGGACTTACTCACGGTGTTGGCCGAGAAGCCAGATCAGACGGCCGAGGAAGCAGCCGAAGACGCCGGACTCGGCGGTGCCGACGAGGACGAGGTCCGCGAGGCCATCGCCGAGGTCGTCGAACGGAACGAGGCGCAGGTCGAAGAAGAAGGCATGCAGGCGTTTTCGGGCCTCATGGGCGAGTGTATGGGCGCACTCCGTGGCAAGGCCGACGGTGACCTCGTGAGTCAGTTGCTGCGCGAGGAGATCAAGAAGCGAGCCTAA
- a CDS encoding heme ABC transporter ATP-binding protein, with protein sequence MIPFNRTPDETDAAQPTDVKPAAITVENCSLSFGDLSVLEDVSMRVDPGEFVGFVGPNGAGKTTLLRAISGALEPDSGTVSIDGVDIHSVSSKRSSQLVSVVPQDTTLSFSFPVRDVVEMGRHPHRSRFSSPTQADHAAVERALERTRTTELADRPIDAISGGQRQRVVLARAVAQETPAMLLDEPTASLDINHQLETLELVRELVDEGRTVCAAIHDLDLAARYCDRLVMLADGEVYRSGPPAEVLTGESLADVFDATATVTPNPITGTETVTALPGHRTDGDETDEETQLQDARIHVLGTGTTTACVLAQLESARAETALSLGPVTSGDTAAETARTLEIDCLEISPFESLSDATLVAFENHVADADVTVITASALAGDGVGTRRLVESLEATADAVVLVECELTADSGDTTASGRSVATDADLAHALEATTETVLETIEAVLERQPGSDEAATDSIDSDGESGAGLAAESSSD encoded by the coding sequence ATGATACCATTCAACAGGACACCAGACGAGACGGACGCTGCACAGCCCACGGACGTCAAGCCAGCGGCGATCACCGTCGAGAACTGCTCGCTGTCGTTCGGCGACCTCTCGGTGCTCGAGGACGTCTCCATGCGCGTCGATCCCGGCGAGTTCGTCGGCTTCGTCGGCCCCAACGGCGCCGGGAAGACGACGCTCTTGCGGGCGATCAGCGGGGCGCTCGAGCCCGATTCCGGGACGGTGTCGATCGACGGCGTCGACATTCACAGCGTTTCCTCGAAGCGCTCGAGCCAGCTCGTCTCGGTCGTCCCGCAGGATACGACGCTCTCGTTTTCGTTTCCCGTCCGCGACGTCGTCGAGATGGGGCGTCATCCGCATCGCTCGCGGTTTTCCTCGCCGACGCAGGCGGACCACGCGGCGGTCGAACGGGCCCTCGAGCGAACGCGGACGACCGAGCTCGCCGACCGACCGATCGACGCGATCAGTGGCGGGCAACGCCAGCGGGTCGTCCTCGCACGCGCGGTCGCACAGGAGACACCCGCGATGTTACTGGACGAGCCGACCGCAAGTCTCGACATCAATCACCAACTCGAGACCCTCGAGTTAGTTCGAGAACTGGTCGACGAGGGACGGACCGTCTGTGCGGCGATCCACGATCTGGATCTGGCCGCGCGCTACTGTGATCGGCTCGTGATGCTCGCCGACGGCGAGGTCTACCGGAGCGGGCCACCGGCAGAGGTCCTAACCGGAGAATCACTCGCTGACGTTTTCGATGCGACCGCGACGGTGACGCCGAATCCGATTACGGGGACGGAGACAGTGACCGCGCTGCCGGGCCATCGGACCGACGGCGACGAGACGGACGAGGAGACGCAGCTCCAAGACGCCCGGATTCACGTCCTCGGCACCGGAACGACGACGGCGTGCGTGCTCGCCCAACTCGAGAGCGCACGGGCCGAGACGGCGCTCTCCCTTGGCCCCGTCACGAGCGGGGACACGGCAGCCGAGACCGCTCGAACGCTCGAGATCGACTGTCTCGAGATATCGCCGTTCGAGTCGCTCTCGGACGCGACGCTGGTCGCGTTCGAGAACCACGTTGCGGACGCCGACGTGACGGTGATCACGGCGTCCGCTCTCGCAGGTGACGGCGTCGGGACGAGGCGACTGGTCGAGTCACTCGAGGCCACAGCGGATGCGGTCGTGCTCGTCGAGTGCGAATTGACAGCCGACTCCGGCGACACAACGGCGTCTGGCCGATCCGTTGCGACCGACGCCGACCTAGCTCACGCCCTCGAGGCGACGACGGAGACGGTTCTCGAGACGATCGAGGCTGTCCTCGAGCGCCAGCCGGGCTCAGACGAGGCGGCCACCGACTCGATCGACTCGGATGGAGAGTCGGGGGCGGGACTGGCAGCCGAGTCCTCGTCCGACTGA
- the btuC gene encoding vitamin B12 ABC transporter permease BtuC, with protein MTHSVRTLSWSTGLVALLVAVVVASAALGPVRVEPSTVAMAILNAVVVPSSVTAGSLTVPILGVGVPVPSFEYTSVFAFDVPNTHQIIVADIRLPRIALAATVGFALAAAGTVMQGFFRNPLADPSIIGVSTGAAAGAVAAIAFPMLVPFGSLHLSAFAGALVTAFLVYSIATEGGRTPVATLLLAGVAMQAFLGAVISYMLVHSGDSLRQAIVWMMGHLSNSTWSDVGFALPVVLIGVLVLGSYTRDLNVLLLGEEDAHHLGTEVERTKFLLLAIASIVTAAGVAVAGVIGFVGLVVPHIMRLIVGPDHRILLPTSALAGASFLVISDTIARAGPAEVPVGIITAFVGAPFFLFLLVRREVNSV; from the coding sequence ATGACGCACTCGGTCCGGACCCTCTCGTGGTCGACGGGGTTGGTAGCGTTGCTCGTCGCCGTCGTCGTCGCCAGTGCAGCGCTCGGACCAGTCAGAGTCGAGCCATCGACCGTCGCGATGGCGATTTTAAACGCCGTTGTCGTCCCCTCGAGTGTTACAGCCGGAAGTCTGACAGTCCCCATACTCGGCGTGGGGGTGCCGGTCCCGAGTTTCGAGTACACGTCGGTCTTCGCGTTCGACGTACCAAACACCCACCAGATTATCGTCGCAGACATCCGGCTACCCCGGATCGCGCTTGCCGCGACGGTTGGGTTCGCACTCGCCGCCGCGGGGACGGTGATGCAAGGCTTTTTCCGGAATCCACTCGCTGACCCCTCGATCATCGGCGTCTCGACCGGCGCTGCCGCAGGTGCCGTCGCCGCCATCGCGTTTCCGATGCTCGTGCCGTTCGGTAGTCTGCATCTCTCGGCGTTTGCCGGCGCGCTCGTGACGGCGTTTCTCGTCTACTCGATCGCCACTGAGGGTGGGCGCACACCCGTCGCCACGCTGTTGCTCGCGGGGGTCGCCATGCAGGCGTTTCTCGGCGCAGTCATCTCGTATATGCTCGTCCACAGCGGCGACAGCCTCCGACAGGCCATCGTCTGGATGATGGGCCATCTCAGCAACAGCACGTGGAGCGACGTCGGCTTTGCCCTCCCGGTGGTACTCATCGGTGTCCTCGTCCTTGGGAGTTACACACGGGATCTGAACGTCCTCCTGCTGGGCGAAGAGGATGCCCACCACCTCGGAACCGAGGTCGAGCGGACGAAGTTCCTCCTGCTCGCGATTGCGAGCATTGTCACCGCTGCGGGCGTCGCCGTCGCCGGTGTCATCGGCTTCGTCGGCCTCGTCGTCCCCCACATTATGCGACTGATCGTCGGCCCCGATCACCGAATTTTGCTGCCGACCAGCGCCCTCGCGGGTGCCTCGTTTCTCGTGATTTCGGACACCATCGCTCGAGCGGGACCCGCCGAAGTGCCGGTCGGCATCATCACAGCGTTCGTCGGCGCGCCGTTTTTCCTCTTCTTGCTCGTCCGCCGGGAGGTCAACTCAGTATGA
- a CDS encoding PGF-CTERM-anchored ABC transporter substrate-binding protein, with translation MRQTLVLLLTALLTLSLVAPIATASSASATPDATADCAYPIELTDATGETITLEEAPDSVVALQPSDAQTVFEIGAEDRLVGMPDEEATSDLEMGDRVDVTDNYEINHERVIDLDPDVVLAANITPDEDVETLREAGLTVYHFNSAASIDDVRDNVLRTGELTGECEGATETADWMDDRLEVVETALENADRPLAYYAMGEDGMTAGTDTFIHEVLTTAGVENLAERADIGFYQPLSSETIIEEDPEWIIYSDDRSEAPIPEAAEATTAYQNDNVLAVNANQLNQPAPQVIYAVVEIVETVHPDAYEQAVDGLEDADGTEENDADETDDSDTIPGFGVPAAVAALVAAVFLARRR, from the coding sequence ATGCGACAGACACTCGTCCTGTTACTCACCGCGTTGCTCACGCTCTCGTTAGTCGCCCCGATCGCGACGGCCAGCAGCGCGTCGGCAACGCCCGACGCGACAGCAGACTGTGCGTACCCGATCGAACTGACTGATGCGACTGGCGAAACGATCACACTCGAGGAAGCACCCGACTCCGTCGTCGCCTTGCAGCCAAGCGACGCACAGACGGTTTTCGAAATCGGTGCCGAGGATCGACTCGTTGGAATGCCGGACGAGGAGGCAACGAGTGACCTAGAGATGGGCGATCGCGTGGACGTGACTGATAACTACGAGATCAACCACGAGCGCGTGATCGATCTCGATCCAGACGTCGTCTTGGCGGCGAACATCACGCCCGACGAAGACGTTGAAACGCTTCGCGAGGCTGGCCTCACCGTCTACCACTTTAACAGCGCAGCGTCGATCGACGACGTCCGTGACAACGTGCTTCGAACGGGTGAACTGACCGGCGAATGTGAGGGGGCCACTGAAACCGCTGACTGGATGGACGACCGTCTCGAAGTCGTCGAAACGGCACTCGAGAACGCGGACCGCCCGCTTGCATACTACGCCATGGGTGAGGACGGCATGACTGCTGGAACCGACACGTTCATCCACGAAGTGTTGACGACCGCCGGTGTCGAGAATTTGGCCGAACGTGCAGACATCGGCTTCTACCAGCCACTCAGTAGCGAAACGATCATCGAGGAAGACCCCGAGTGGATCATCTACTCCGATGACCGATCGGAAGCGCCGATCCCAGAAGCGGCCGAGGCGACGACTGCCTACCAGAACGATAACGTCCTCGCGGTCAACGCGAACCAGCTCAACCAGCCTGCCCCACAGGTGATCTACGCCGTCGTCGAGATCGTCGAGACGGTCCACCCTGACGCCTACGAGCAAGCGGTTGACGGACTCGAGGACGCAGACGGAACCGAGGAGAACGATGCCGACGAAACCGACGACAGCGACACGATCCCCGGCTTCGGCGTGCCGGCAGCCGTCGCTGCACTCGTCGCCGCCGTGTTCCTCGCGCGCCGTCGCTAA
- the srp19 gene encoding signal recognition particle subunit SRP19 has protein sequence MVENVIWPAYLDAALSRAEGRRVSQELAVEEPTVDEIAKAVQQIGYDATIERDKSYSREHWADRGRVVVRGADDSSKNDLVQAVAAYVVAMRE, from the coding sequence ATGGTCGAGAACGTCATCTGGCCCGCCTATCTCGATGCGGCACTGTCACGGGCCGAGGGCCGGCGCGTGTCCCAAGAACTCGCAGTTGAGGAACCGACGGTCGACGAAATCGCGAAAGCGGTCCAGCAGATCGGGTACGACGCCACGATCGAGCGGGACAAATCCTACTCGCGAGAGCACTGGGCCGACCGCGGCCGCGTCGTCGTCCGCGGGGCCGACGATTCGTCGAAAAACGACCTCGTCCAAGCCGTCGCGGCCTACGTCGTCGCGATGCGCGAGTAA
- a CDS encoding H/ACA ribonucleoprotein complex subunit GAR1, with product MRRVGSVVRTAQGLAVLRADERDDAESDDQLRHEIGTMVLDDSLEEVGRVVDVFGPVDHPYLAVTPDAGVHLPSLVGSTLYAR from the coding sequence GTGCGCCGCGTTGGCTCAGTCGTCCGCACCGCACAGGGATTGGCCGTGTTGCGGGCGGACGAGCGCGACGACGCCGAGTCGGACGACCAACTCCGCCACGAGATCGGCACGATGGTCCTCGACGACTCACTCGAGGAGGTCGGCCGCGTCGTCGACGTCTTCGGCCCGGTTGACCACCCCTATCTCGCGGTGACGCCTGACGCCGGCGTCCACCTGCCGTCACTCGTGGGCTCGACGCTGTACGCCCGCTGA
- a CDS encoding presenilin family intramembrane aspartyl protease PSH encodes MNHRTRILLAVGVTVVLFLGVQLGSLALVEPFHESERQAVENPDDPTNSVVYFGIILVATAFMLVTFKYDAEWLIKALILGVSVMLAWFVFAELVPSVVTVGSINVLAALGAGAVGAGLLFYPEWYVIDSTGVVMGAGAAALFGISFGLLPAILLLAVLAIYDAISVYRTEHMLDLAEGVMDLKIPVVLVIPTSLSFSYLESGSTDGVLDGEADSSAAEADATSDSSTDTDTDDAAAGAAGSDAEADAGALERDALFIGLGDAVIPTILVASAAYFLEVEPIAVPGLSLNVPALGALVGTIAGLLVLMHMVLKGKPHAGLPLLNGGAIGGYLLGAVASGLSLATALGL; translated from the coding sequence ATGAACCATCGGACACGGATCCTTCTCGCCGTCGGCGTTACCGTGGTGCTCTTTCTCGGCGTCCAGCTCGGTTCGCTGGCGTTGGTCGAGCCGTTCCACGAATCGGAGCGTCAAGCCGTCGAGAACCCCGACGACCCGACGAACAGTGTGGTCTACTTCGGCATTATTCTCGTCGCGACTGCGTTCATGCTCGTGACGTTCAAATACGACGCCGAGTGGTTGATCAAAGCCCTGATACTCGGCGTCAGCGTGATGCTCGCGTGGTTCGTCTTCGCAGAACTCGTCCCGTCCGTCGTAACCGTCGGCTCGATCAACGTTCTCGCCGCCCTCGGCGCTGGCGCCGTCGGTGCGGGACTGTTGTTCTATCCGGAGTGGTACGTCATCGACAGCACCGGCGTGGTGATGGGGGCCGGCGCTGCGGCCCTGTTCGGGATCAGTTTCGGCCTACTGCCCGCAATCCTGCTGCTCGCCGTTCTCGCGATCTACGACGCGATCAGCGTCTACCGCACCGAGCACATGCTCGATCTCGCCGAGGGCGTCATGGACCTCAAAATTCCCGTCGTCCTCGTGATCCCGACGTCGCTTTCGTTTTCGTACCTCGAGTCGGGCAGTACCGACGGCGTCCTCGACGGCGAAGCCGACTCGAGTGCTGCCGAAGCCGACGCGACTTCCGACTCGTCGACCGACACTGACACCGACGACGCGGCTGCGGGTGCTGCCGGCTCGGATGCGGAGGCGGACGCAGGTGCGCTCGAGCGAGATGCCCTGTTCATCGGTCTCGGGGACGCCGTGATCCCGACGATTCTCGTCGCGAGTGCGGCGTACTTCCTCGAGGTCGAGCCGATCGCGGTTCCCGGGCTCTCGTTGAACGTCCCCGCACTCGGCGCACTCGTCGGGACGATCGCTGGACTGCTCGTGCTCATGCACATGGTCCTCAAAGGAAAGCCCCACGCCGGGTTGCCACTGTTGAACGGCGGGGCGATCGGCGGCTACCTGCTCGGCGCGGTCGCCAGCGGACTGTCACTTGCGACGGCGCTCGGCCTCTGA
- a CDS encoding DUF6517 family protein, with protein MNRRLFVATVTAGAVSASAGCLSGVLEDMIDEETTFEASPIRVSETAADETGYEYLGTTEQTEEREFGGQTVELTSYHTEYTRSIELPLEGVEGETDAGVFSLISTPQIRVAEEEFNPVGDLTTEELAEQIQDRYESLELGDNIGGRAIEPDEPETMVSFDTYEATATLEGGTELDVYLDIALPEHNYEYLVVAAVYPAADAVFEDERERVNTMATGLEHGETVDVDLVEEFGRGSSDDDGDDGGSDSDDENSTDTDSNETDEDSE; from the coding sequence ATGAACCGACGATTGTTCGTTGCCACCGTTACAGCCGGCGCTGTGAGCGCGTCGGCGGGCTGTCTCAGCGGCGTTCTCGAGGACATGATCGACGAGGAAACGACGTTCGAAGCGTCACCGATTCGCGTCTCGGAGACTGCGGCAGACGAGACCGGCTACGAATATCTGGGGACTACAGAACAGACCGAAGAACGGGAGTTCGGCGGCCAAACCGTCGAGCTGACGAGCTACCACACCGAGTACACTCGGTCGATCGAGCTCCCACTCGAGGGCGTCGAGGGAGAGACGGATGCCGGCGTGTTCTCGCTCATATCGACGCCACAGATCCGCGTCGCAGAGGAGGAGTTCAACCCCGTCGGCGACCTCACCACCGAGGAGTTGGCCGAGCAGATTCAGGATCGGTACGAGAGCCTCGAACTCGGCGACAACATCGGCGGCCGGGCCATCGAACCGGACGAACCCGAGACGATGGTCTCGTTCGATACCTACGAGGCGACGGCGACGTTAGAGGGTGGGACCGAACTCGACGTCTACCTCGACATCGCCCTGCCGGAGCACAACTACGAGTACCTCGTCGTCGCTGCGGTCTACCCCGCCGCCGATGCGGTTTTCGAGGACGAACGGGAGCGGGTCAACACGATGGCCACCGGCCTCGAGCACGGCGAAACCGTCGACGTCGATCTCGTCGAGGAGTTTGGCCGCGGGAGCAGTGACGATGATGGCGACGATGGTGGCAGCGACAGCGACGACGAGAACAGTACCGACACCGACAGCAACGAAACCGACGAGGACAGCGAGTAA